In Chroicocephalus ridibundus chromosome 4, bChrRid1.1, whole genome shotgun sequence, one genomic interval encodes:
- the VTI1B gene encoding vesicle transport through interaction with t-SNAREs homolog 1B, with protein sequence MAGRGSGSSEHLERLHEIFRGLLGDLRGVPERLRGSAAEEKKKLVREFDEKQREANETLREMEEELKYAPLPFRNQMMSKIRAYRRDLSMFQREMRSTDLGLGPGSQGDIKYGIFSTENEQSTNLQSQRVLLLQGTDSLNRASQSIERSHRIAAETDQIGTDIIEELGEQREQLERTKSRLVNTSENLSKSRKILRSMSRRVTTNKLLLSIIIILELAILGGVVYYKFFRSK encoded by the exons ATGGCgggccgcggctccggctccTCGGAGCACCTGGAGCGGCTGCACGAGATCTTCCGGGGGCTGCTCGGAGACCTGCGGGGGGTCCCCGAGCGGCTGCGGGGCAGCGCGGCCG aggagaagaaaaaactaGTTCGAGAATTTGATGAAAAACAGCGTGAAGCAAATGAAACG ctGCGGGAAATGGAGGAAGAACTGAAGTACGCTCCTCTGCCTTTCCGCAACCAAATGATGAGCAAAATCCGGGCGTACAGAAGAGACCTCTCCATGTTCCAGAGAGAGATGAGAAGCACAGATTTGGGACTGGGCCCTGGAAGTCAAGGCGATATAAAATATGGCATCTTCTCCACAGAAAATGAACAGAGT ACTAATCTGCAGTCACAGAgggtgctgcttctccagggaACAGACAGCCTGAACCGAGCCAGTCAGAGCATTGAGCGCTCGCACCGAATTGCTGCTGAAACCGATCAGATTGGCACCGATATCATTGAAGAGCTTGGGGAGCAGCGGGAGCAACTGGAACGCACCAAGAGCAGA tTGGTGAATACAAGTGAGAACTTGAGCAAGAGTCGCAAGATTCTCCGTTCCATGTCCAGGAG AGTAACCACTAATAAGTTGTTGCTGTCGATCATCATCATCCTGGAATTAGCCATCCTGGGAGGTGTGGTCTACTACAAGTTCTTTCGCAGCAAATGA